GGAAGAGGAACGCATGACTTAACATGACTTCTGTGTTCGACACGCAGCTGTTTTAGTTACATCTGTTGTTGAATATCAACACTAGACTCTGTTGATCCCATCACATGGAAACAGTCGCAAGAAATCTTCAATCAGGATGAAGAAATGTTGTCCCTGTGAACATGTTCACATCCCACACTGTCGTCTGATAGAAAGTGGAACTGCTCACAACAATGTCTGAAGACTGTCTTGAGTAAGCAGGTCATGATTCCTGGAGAGAGACGCAGACATCCCTACGGCCGGTCTCTGCAAATCTGAGCagctcacagcaaaacagtcgAGCTGGATGAACAGATCTCAGTCGCTGTGTAAATGTTCGTCCTGCAGGCGGTTCACACGCCTCTACAGACTCCCAAGTCCTACATCTACCCTTACCGAGACATGGTGAACGTCGCCAGGAGGAAGTTCGCCGCCATGGTGTCCACGGTGGACGAGGCGGTCCGAAACGTCACCTACGCCCTGAGAAAGTACGGATACTACCGGAACAGCGTCATCGTCTACTCCACCGACAACGGGGCGCAGCCGTTCACCGGGGGGAGCAACTGGCCGCTGCGAGGCCGAAAGGTAGAAATGACTCAGTTTTACTGCTGACAGTCAAACTCAAGTTACTAAATTCTCTGAttcaagcttcttaaatgtgaatattttttggtttccttcctgctctgtgacagtaaactgaatatctttggcttgcggacaaaacaagacatttggaGGATGTCGTCTCAGGctttttggaaacactgatcaaaatgtttcagcattttctgacattgttAGTTGCAGTTTGTAAGAGAgatgatttttgagtttcatgCCCAAATGGCCAGATACTGGAGCTTTGGGATGGCAGCCGACGGGACCTACGATCCCAAGAAGTCTTTCACAAgttggaatgagactcaaaaaataGAGGCTCTCAGTTAATTGTACCTAAACATCCCGACTGTGTCTCCAGGGAACGTACTGGGAAGGTGGAGTCCGCGGAGTGGCGTTTGTCCACAGCCCGCTGTTGAGACGCAGGAGACGAGTCTCCACAGCTCTGCTGCACATCACCGACTGGTTCCCCACTCTGGTGGGCCTGGCCGGGGGAAACATCAGCCGGGTCAGTGGAACTTAACTCTGTCAGGAAAACACACGTAGTGATTTCTTTCCTTTATTAGCAGGttagctttgtgttttgttgcatgtttgtctctgaTAGTGAAAACAggacagtgaagctcaaacagtataaaaagaaatcactgaaCATTTAATCGTTCTGTAAAACGGACCGGATTTTAAGATGTGTTTCTCCCCTCGGCCACCCAAGCTACTGATATGAGCTATGACTTCAGGAAGACGCTGGATTAAGGTtccatttgttttccttgttgttCAGCCAAAAACTTGACTCTGCCAGAGTTTACTTTACGTTGAGCCGGCCCGCTGAGTGTCTCCCACTGATTATAAAttaatgcaaacatttatttgtcGTCACGATGAACGTGGGTCCATCTGCGTGAATCATCTCAGACTCTGCTGAAGTTCAGGTCGCAGTGCTACCGTAAAACTGTCTTAATTCTCCATCGTGCAGATTCATGTGCTCTTGACCTCTTATGATAAGTGCACCACTATTTTCTAACGGCGGCCACAAAGACGCTTTGTGTTTTAGTTCAGACAGATTCATTTTACCGGCGTGTCGGTGAAGTCTGTGCACAGCTCCCAGAGTGCTTTGTTGGCTCGGTGCGCGAGTAGTTTTCTGCTGCCAAGGCAGATAAGAAAGGTCGAGCTTGGCTACGATCAAAAAGATCCAACTAATCCAGAAACTCGATAGCGACTAATaccagagaaaatgtattaatatttaatCCTGTGAGGTAAATTTTACGAGTATTTGTCCTGGAAACATTAATGCAGGAAACACGTGGACAGCAGACCTCAGAGTGACCTCGTCTTTGTAGTTTCTGTGATGAATTTGTTGTATTTACGTTGATCTCAGAGTCACGGCCTCGATGGTTTTGATGTTTGGCCCGCCATCAGTGAAGGGAAGGACTCGCCTCGTCAGGAGATCCTGCACAACATCGACCCTCTGCACAAACCTGCACAGACCATGAGCTGGGAGGccaacagacagagagcagcaggtgactgacaacatgaaaatgaagcaAAGTTACTGGGAGCCAAAGTCAAAGGTTGTGTGGAGtcaatgtttgatttgattatgaGCCGATGAGACACTGACgtacttctcacttgatttattacctcagttaaCAGTTTAGGAATGAGATTATGGTCTTAAGTGCAAGTTTCAAGtgttcatttagtaaattaCTGGTTCCAATTAGAGTCAAATAAACGATGAAGCGCAGCGTGGTGACACGTCGCTACAAAAGCGTGTCCTCAGGGTCTCAGTCAGATTTTATCAGGATAGAAAATCCAAGACGGCGACGGCCAAACTCCTGAAATTGATGGTTTTAAACGGTCATCCACAATCCAGTGGGCGACATCACAGCGGCTTTACTCTTGGGATAAAACAGAAGTTCAGATAAAAAGGAAACACGGTGAAGAGAGATGTAAGGAAGGACGACATGTAAGCAGGATTTTGTACGCGAGCTGGAGGATCTCACGAGTCTTCGCTCTGTATTTCtctttcttgtgtgtttttctttacatgtCAGGAAACAAACCAGAAGGCCCGGCCTTCAAGAaaccgaagaagaagaaggcccCGAGGCTGCAACCGCAGCAGAAGTCAGAGTTCAAGTTAAAGACCAGCAAGAAGTCGAAGCCAAAACTTAAATCCAAGCCTCCTCCGAAACTGAAGGTTAATCCTCTCCAGAAATCTAAACTAAAACCCAAACTCAAGACCAGAAACTTCCCTCAGAACCAGAAACTGACACATTACAAGCCATTCCTGATGTCCAGCGGTGCTCCGTCAGCGTCGGGAACCTCCCGCCCAAAATCCTTGAAGCCTCAGGTCCAACAGAGAGCAAAGTCGAAATCCAGACGGACCACATCCCAGAAACAGAACCTGTCCCGGTCTAGACCACCTCAACCCAAATCCAAGAGACAGCTTAAATTACTCTTAAAGTCAAAGTCCAGACAGACATTTTCCAAATACCAAAACACGTCCCAGTCCGGGACGCTGCTGCCCAGAACTCATCACACGCCCCAGTTCCGGCTCCAGTTGTTCCAGCCGGTCTGGGACACGTCGGTCCAGGCTGCCATCAGAGTCGGAGACTGGAAGCTGCTGACAGGAGACCCAGGCCACGGAGACTGGGTCCCCCAACAGGTACCGCAGCACATTTAGACCCATTttaatacaattatttttttactctaaatcaataaataacagTAAATGTTGATCCTCAGGTTCTCTCCACTTTCCCCGGTTCCTGGTGGAACCTTGAACGATCCGTCGCGTCCTTCCACAAACCCTCCACCCACAGAAACGTCTGGCTGTTCAACATCACAGCCGACCCGTGCGAGCGGCGGGACCTGTCAGACCAGAGGCCAGATGTGGTCCAACAGCTGCTGGCCCGACTCGCCTACTACAACCAAACAGCTGTGCCGGTTTATTTCCCCCCCGACGACCCTCGAGCCAACCCCAACCAGCACGACGGGGCCTGGGTGCCCTGGGTggacgaagaggaggacgaggagggaaaATATCAGGGAGTGTACAAGAAAGGTCGGAACAGccggaagaagaagaagaagaaaaagtgccGCGTGTGCAAGCTGCAGACTTTCTTCCTGAAACTGAACACCAGGATGATGTCCAACCGGATCTGAGGCGACAGTCGGACACGTTCTGacaatgttgtgtgttgtttttaatcgtTACGTCGTCGCTTCCTGGATCGAGTGAAGCATCGCGAAGAACAGGTGAGTTGGCTCCTCCTCGCTCAGATGAAGCGAAACTCTCTAAAAATACTCTCTACAACACGTCTTTTCACAGGCTGGAATCAAGAACCGGATCCAGTTGAGTAAAAAATTCTCTGATCTTGCGTCTACGCTGCTGGAAACTTTCAACAAGGAGGAGTCACGGTGGAGAGGAAGATACGAGGAGCGATGGCGACAGTGCTGGTTGTAATGTCTGTGAACTTATCATTCAAGTTTAAGGGTGGAGAACATCTTCTTTTTACGCAACGCGAGCTTCCAGGAACGCCACGTGTTTGACGCCGTGTAAACATCCCGTGTTTTAATAAAATCAGCACCAACGCAGGCCGGCTGAGCAGagttgtttaaaacaaatgctgtgCTTTGGGCCACAGCCACCGTGACTCACCCGTCAATGTGTTCGGACTCAAGAGATAAGAAAACAGCTGCATCGGTGCgggaaaaaaaccttttaatcCCACCAGAAAATTGATCTGGAATCAGTCAGGGAATCGATTAAAAAAGTACAGATTAGCGTTAGAGTTGATAATTGCATCTTGTTCATTCCTCTCCTTATTTTCTACgtgttcttttaaaaatcatgttaaTTTTTTTAGATTCAAAAGCATTTCTATGTCATTTATAATAAGTTGGTtcactcaaatcaaatcatattTAATCACTCGTCCCTGTGATATCTGGTCACGCGGGTACTGTAGTTTCTCTAACAGTGGTTGTACTTTGtttccaaataaaaactgttgttgttgagataAATGCAGCCATAATAAATTCATACTTGggctgaaaacatttgaaaatctcAACACAAGAATGTGAAAGTGAGCAggataatgtttcttttttttgtaaatttgtgtGAATTGACCCTTTAACTTGTTGTCTGTTCTGGTGATAAGCTGGTTTTCAAACCGCTCGTCTTCACTGTTTTGATTACTGTTACTGTCACATGATttactgtgtgtgattttacaAACTGTGTGTCGACTGTTTACCTATAATTAGAATCTGACAGAGTTCTGACCCGACAGGACCGACACCGTGTGGcagtaaagtgttttttgattattttgacacTGTAAATGATTTTACTATGTTTCTGTAACTTCGAGCACGATGGAGCAGAGAGCCATTGTTTTATAAAGAGTCTGTGTGAAGTGATGAACACagatttaatgtgtttacacCAACAAATCATCCGTTAACGTCCCAGATCTTTGTTTTGAAGCAGATGTTTACTTTTTACAGTGAAAGTGTTTGttcatgattattatttctATAATTATATTACTGTTTTCGTCTCTTGATTTAAGGAggttttaatattttgacattttcagggACACGTCCCAGTGAATGATTCTcgatgtgctgtttttttttcttttctgtatcACTGTGGCTGACAGACGTTTGGATGACGTGGCTGTTTGAACGTATCGTCGGCGTCAAACACATGTTGACTTTTAATTCaatgtttgtgattttaaaggtATCGTGACGTAGAAACTGAGATTGGCTTGTCTTTATTGTTCGTGAGGCTTTTCTAGGTGCtttgtaaacacagtgaaagcatTAAAAAGCAACGATcaacagagaaatgcacacaggaTTCAGAAACTGCGCCGTTAAACGAGCCGTTAGGACTTCCGTGAGGTCGTGATGTCACAACTGTTCCGTCGCCGCCACTAgacggccattttcctctgacgtcacaCTCAGGATGGGACGTTACAGagtggttctgctgtgttccagTCCAACTAACCGTTATCATTCAACATCTAACTGATCAGCAACTTAAAGATGGACGGTGAAAACGTGGCTACGTATTGTTCTGtatgttagctaacgtttgaaagctaatattagcattcAACCGCATCCTTGCTAACATTACTTTGTGATTACGCTAAGAGTTCGTTGCGATACGAGTCCTAAATTAATCCTGAGGAATATCAgcacacatcttggacacatttattgaagcctggaagtgaaacacactggaccAGACAATAATGTAAGCTAGGgagtggctgaatgctaacggAAGCTAACTGGATAATAttcatcaaatatgttgtttcatCTTGAAATTTGTCCCGACGCACCTCCAGAGTTTCACTGTCGTCATCTTATAAGTTGTTGAATAATCTTGAAAGTGATGAAATTACAACAGTTTGTCAGAATGCGTACACCAGCATtcgtgatgtcagaggaaaatgaaaaccTGTGACATTATTTCTGCTCTGGTTCTGTAACGATCCCTCGGTCCAAGACCCACCAGCCCCCTTTATCTGCTTTAACTAGACACCTAAATGCGCCTGATTTTGTTGAATCAAGGTTCGAGTATTATTCCCaaagaaatgaacacaaatgtcagaaaatccTGCAAGAAAATAGTTTTTGGATCCATCTAAtaattcccctttttttttttttttttaaattcagatccTCACAACTTAATGCAGTTTATCGTGGGCCGAGACTCGGAGGTCCGTTCAGTAGCAGcttccttctccctccactCGTCGCATCGCAGAAAGCGTTTTACCCGCATTAGAAAAACGTCTTTGAAGTGAGATGTTGGGTTTTCTCCGTCTGAGCAGGACACCTTACCTCTaaatatttcagtcttgtttGCTCAACATCCGGCACCACGACAGTCTGAGCGTGCAGCCGGGCGGCCCCGAGGGAGCGCTTGATTTCTCCGCCCTGAGTAaataaaggtcaaataaaaTTTACTGTGCCTCTGTCCTCTTTATGTTGACTGGATAGAACACACCATTCATAAAAGCAGCTCCGGTATGCGTGTTTCTGTTGGAAGTATTTGAAGTATTTTCCAGGTCAAGTCACAAATCTTCAGGAGTCATTTACGGGCATTTAATGTCTCTGAAAGCTGGTTGAGTTGAATGAAGTCAGTTCACTGCAAAGATTCACTAAACCTGCACAAAGCCTCGTAGAGCTGCAACCATCAGTCGATTACTCAGTCAGGCGAACTAATGTAAAGATTTACTGGTTCTCTTCatcatttattataataaatgaGGACAAAAGATGCAATTTGAAGGTGAAACTTTTGGTTCCAGGAGCATTTTCAGAGATTAAGATCGagtaattgagaaaataatcagcagattgatgtataataacagtaatcattagttgcagctaAGTTGTTTTGGTATTCTACCGTTTCCAAACTCGAGACTTAAATGGTTTTGCTTCCATATCTTAAGTAAGTCAAATATCACAGGAATCAAGTCAAAACCAAGTAATAATCCTCGTTAAATGACTGAAAGGTCAAAGTCAGACGAGTCTTAAATCCAGTGATGTAAAAAGTATAAACAAGTCAAAGTTGAGTTCAAAGTAaagatgttgtgttaaaatgttactcaggcaaaagttaaagtcactcaaaaagaaagaagaagtgttaaagtatctgatatcaaatgtaattaagtacGAAAGTAAGGCAAAGTTTTAAAAACGTGTAAAATATTTCCATGTATGTTTTTACTCTCTACTATGTGCTGATCGATTATCGGATGTTTGGCCTTTTCTGATTTTACctggaaacattttctgatttaactctgatgcagcatgtgaaAAGTAACGAGCAGCTGAAGTTATTTTAATCGATGTAGTGAATATTTTACTCTGAAATGTAGCAGAGTGGAAGTTTAAAGCACCACAAAACGGAAACAATCATACCTCAGAACTGTAAATCAGTAtagtacttcagtaaatgtactcagttacatttcatcactgctcTGATTGTTCTGgattcatatttatattcagtgttagaagagaaagaagaatgtGTTGCATCAAGTGTCTCGGATCAGAACCTCAGTGCAAGTTCTGGGTTTAACCACCAGGTGGAGCCAGAGATTAACAATGAAAAAGGATTTTCCATGCTTGCCATCGTCTTCCTCCTTCACACTGTTTCCACTGAACAATAATTGAATTTGCAGCTTCAGACACACGTGTGAGATTATGTAATCCTCCGGGATTAAACATGTCATGACTCTGGAGGTAGTGTGGAGAATGAAACGTATAGCTGATGTATATGAAGTTTGCTGGTTCAGAGAACGGACGCATcctgtaataaaacacattcatgaatCGGTTGTGAAATGTTGCAGATGAAAAGTACAAACTACttttgattaaagaaaagaaaacacattaaatttATGTTCTTTAACCGAaaactcaaactttttttctgatttctcaTTTCCTTTGTTGACTTTGACACAAACTCTCTCTGAGCTTCAGCGGCTGCGAAgccagaaaacattcaaaattcaCAGAAATCTGAGGACGCAGACACGTTTCAGATCAGATAAACTACATGAAATTACACCGTTACATCATGTTTCCGGGTCGTTTCCAGCTGTGCAGACAGACTTTGGTTTCGTCTGCTGAGGTTCAGTCAACGAGACTTCTGCCTCCACACCGACACGACGGAGGAGAAGGAGATTTAATCTGTGGAGCGTCGAAAACCACTGAAACATGATATTAATACAGAAACTTAAACACCCTCTGGATTGAGGAACGATGTCCTCATAATCCACTGAAACACTGAGATAGATGCATTTATACTTAATTGAAAGTAGATCCAATCAAAACTCTTCAGCACTGTGATATTGAACGAGCATCGAGTGTTTATGATCCTTAAactcttcatgtttttgtgtttgcaggtttCCATCTGTTCCTTTTTCAAACACAacatctgacacattttgtctttaatgGTTGGAGCTAAATATAATCTGCATTTATGTTTCTATGAACAGATTTCATCACCTGTTTAATTCTCTCTGattcttctctgtctgtgactCTCAGCGACTCCGGAAAACAATTTTTGTCGCCATTAAAATTTTGCAAAcgtcaggagaaaaaaaaaacaggagggaTTAATGCGTTTCTTGGGGACTATTTCCAGCAGCGGATGGATCCACATTTTGTTGCTCTGGTGGGTTTgtacagcagcaggatgatgtTGGTCAGAATAAAACTACAGTTTGTGTTCACGATAATGAAGCAACGCGTCATCCGGTACGACAGCGtgactcatccatccatctttttttaaaacttgttcTTGAACAACgagctcagaggaagaagatacaTCAGTCGTTGACGCCGCGATACGTGTTAGTagattaaaatgttgttttttatgaattaaCTGGTCGACCTCAACAAAAAATAGAGATTATCTTCACTCGagttcattttaattacatgaatAAACTTTTATCATTGGGAGACGATGACGAGGGTgtaaagaagaggaaaaaaaacagaagaggagaaaaacctGACCTGAATCCTgccgtgaacacacacacacacacacacacacacacacacacacacacataaataatgcactgatctcactcacacacagtcacactctctCATCTCTCACACCTTGAATTAACAAGTTTACATGGAAATATCTCCatcacaccctcctcctcctcacacacacacacacacacacacacacacacacacagacataatgcAATCGTGTAACCAATAATCCTGCCTTCATCCTGCCTTCCCTCCAGGGAGCCGCACGAATATGAGATCTACAGAACCGGAGCACGTGGGCGGCTGTGAAATTAGGATTCCCTTCAGCACAGAGCCGAGAGATTCTGCTGACACAATCAGGAACTTATAATTGAGTTCTGCTCTCACGGTCGCGTCGACACGAGCCGCCGTTTGTACTCTTCTttaaggaaacacacacacaaaaaaagggaaagtgcACGATGATCCGTCTGTGTGGACGCTGTGCTGCTTCATCCTCCTAATGACGGGACATGAACTGCAGGCTGAACTCTACGTGTTTCTGTACCTGTCACGTCTTCTCACAAAGCTTCTGTTGCATCCTTCACTCTCCatgtcatccatccatccatccatccatccatccatccatccatccgccCCCCCACACCTCAGTCTCGGCTCGCTGTCTTCAGAGTTACAGCAGTTTTCGTCACTCCCCACCGAGAGGCAGAAAGACAACACGGCGTCTCGCTCTCTGCAGTTTTTTGCTGCTCCTCGCGTTCACTTTGAAAAATGAGCACAGTACAGAATGGTGTAACGTTTTAACacacattagcatttaaatgactttttgtttcattccatTTGGTTTTCGAGATGGTTCTGTTTGCCCAGGAGATCCATTTAAGTTTGCTCTCATTATCTTTGAGGCTTCTGAGTCTCTCAGATATGAACCCGGCAGAGTGCAAGTGACTCTCTGATGGACAACAGTGCTGCATGTTCGTCACCCTGAAGGCGTCAGGATACGTCATCCGAAGCGTTTCCATCTCACCTTTCTGACATCAGTTCAGGTTCTgcctcctctgaaggacccggcctttgtggtcgttgaaggcgagtccttcagagagacccAGCCGTTGTTGAATGTGACGGTCTagtctttggagcatttcctggttgcgtcaccagatgttttacccttatgtCACGATTTCTGGCACCCAGGCctgcgaaagtgacgatctgttgccattttcttgctttctttcttctttttcgggcatGCAAcgaatcttgggatatgtgaagATGCGAAGGATCgcagcggtgcatcctccaaaaaaagggagaagaaggagcatttgTAGGAGCCTTCGGATTGGGACAACCTTCACACAACGTTGCgacataattggccttcaaacACTCgtccgaaggatgcagaccctgaactgagacagcAACAGAGGGCGTGAGAAAGGAGCCGGAGGTCTTTGTTCCTCACTTTCTAGTGTGAACAACCACGAGACCGTCTGCAAATTTTCATCCAGATCCATCCAAATATCTTTCCACAGTTGACATCCACGAGGAAGTCTGGAGGTTTTCAGTCTGAGCGGCGGAGAAACGACAGCAGATCCAGTTGCTTTGGACATAACGACACGTTATAAAATGCTATTTGAGTCACGTTTGGCTGCACGCTGAACATTTCAGTCCTTTATACTGTCTAAAATGTTAAGTTAAGGGTTTGTAGGTTTAAGTCATTTAATAAGGCTCAATAGAAAAGTCAGAGAACAACTTCAAGGCTGCAGAGTCACGAAGAATCAATTtgttcatcttcctccttccaGTGAATCTTTCAGTTGCGGGACTAAAATGATTGCATGTCAAGTTTCTGCTAAATTTGTACGTTTCATGTGCATCAAATCAACATTTCCAGAGAAGCCGACTGTTCCAGATGACGTTCCAACATTCGCATGCACGAGAAAccgctggatgtttttaatgtccagacatttccagccgtgttgttgccaacaaaaccagatgtttgAAGCCTCAAGAAGATCTTTTCCAAACCGAGAAGAACcgaaagaaatgtaaagctgtAACATTTACTGGGTTGGATCTTTAAATTCCTGTAAAGATTTGCAGAACTGAAGCCAGAATTTCTTTAATAACTTGTTTAATTTATTCCTCTAATGTGgataattattaaaaaaaagtgatttattacagttttattgTCTCTTTATGACCCATTCAGTGAGAAAACCACAAGTATTCATTCATGATTATCAACGTTTGTGATGGTATTAttgtgaaacagagaaaataaatacaattaaataaaattttttttacatatttacgTAACTTAAGTTATAAATGTCTTCTAACTGATCTGTAAAGCATTAGAAGATGATTATTATGAATCATGTCTGAAGCTGCTTTATGAAAATATGGTGCCACAATATGTTTTCCAGACCTGTGACGGTAAAGAAAAGTTACTGACGTCTCGCCTGCTTTCagtcggagaaaaaaaaacatcatcctggatttattttccttctgCAAACTTCTAACAACGTATGAAAGGACCCCGCGGTGCGTATTGAGATTAATCAGCCGTAGTTATTTACTGTGGCGCTCCGACATACTGCAAATGTCCCTTTTTGGTTTACTGATTTAATTATAGAAAAACAGAGGCTGACGAACCACTGATTTAATTTAGCAGCGCGCGATCCGGAGGCCTGATCAGAGCGCGGTGGAGTGACAGACGGACACTTTTCAAGTGAAGAGAACAAAGACCGAGACGCTCCGCACTTCGGACCGGCTGCTCAGGAACCAGACAGATATTTTGGTCAGCGTGATCAGGTCCCGCCGCAGACAACCTTGATCATCCCTGTTCGCCCTCTGGCTCATTAGCCTTAATGAGCCCAGCCCGAGCACAATGTCTCCACTGAGCACGTCCGCTGTTCATTAGGGCCCCTGGTAATTGAAAGCCGCGACTAtagatgaagatgaaggtggCCGGGAGAGATAAAGTCAGCGTACAAGCGAGCCAAGAGCACAGATAATGAGGCCGGGCGTGAAAGCCTCTTTGTGTCTCGATCTCTGCGGCTTTGATTGAGCTCTATAGAAAATAACCTTCCTCCGAGCACCTGCCAACGCCACGACCTCTCATTTACAACCAGCGACAAACATGACTGATGTCTGTGACGCTGAAAACACCAAACATAAAGAGAACCGACCGCTGACTattccttttaaatgtttaaagggacagttcacctcgAAATCAGAAATGCAGGTTCCCCTTCCTGCGTGTTGTGCACTTTATCCATCCAAACTGTTCAGGTGTGCGTTTACGAGTGTTGAAGATACCGACCGCAGAGATGTCTGCCGTCTCTCCAACACAATGGAACTGAACGGCACACAAAGACactaaaaatgtatgttaaagaaaaagtcaaCAGCAGCGTCTCTATCCACCAAACGTGATCCAAGATGATCCACAGACCATGTTGAGCAGCTTCACGTATGAACAGCAGACCAACGACTGGCATCGGCCGACATCAAGCATCTTTAGTTATTGGTgtcagtgatttttctgtcagtcgATAAAATATAAGTTAAATCTTTGGCTGTGGTGCGGCTTCCTCTCACACAACGTTCAACCCACAACACTGTCTGCCAAATCAACTAGTTCGTTCTCAATTTAGGGTGCGTCTCAGCCTTTGAGGTCTTTGAAGGCAAGACCTTTGGGGTTCTGGTTTCTTTATAAAATACTGGTGTTAGTTAGTCgtcacaaacacggctggagacGCCACGACCTCCCTGGAAAAAACATCCGGCTTTTGTCAACACACAAATACTGCTGGAAACATCCGGAAGTGTCCGTAACAACATCCAGTAGCTCCAAACTAACAAATGCGGAAATGAATTCAACGTCCGGTGATGGTTTGCAGATacgagctggaggagcagaCTTCTCTACTCTCAGTGTCTCCAAGACTTGGCaactcacaacaaaacagtttagAAGGAtaataaacacagcagacagaatCTGTGtcagctttacatttctttacttcCTGTGTTGATGGTCTGATGAGGAGGCACGAAAACACTCAGGTTCGGTTTAGTCAGAGATGATGTTTTGGCTCAGAATACCTGGATCAGTCACCACGATCCAGATGTCTCGTTAACAACATCAGCAGGAAACATGAAGGAAACAACAGTCGCTCGCTTGGCAGCAGGTGTCGCACCAACacaatctcctcctcctcctcgtcttcctccagCTCATATAAATGCAATCTGATTGTAGGAATGCTGATGTGATATGTAGGAACCATTGACCCGGTAGAACAACGTGACTCACTGATATAACTTTGAGTGTGACTCTGAACACCGAGTTGTAttttcagagaggaggaaggaaagaaaaagtccTCATCAGTTCTGTTCCCGTCTCAGGTGTGCTGTGAAACCGCTCGAGGTCCGGAGGTCAAACGCATCACGAgctgtttaattctgttttataCCAACACTCTGAGTCACCGACCATC
Above is a window of Acanthopagrus latus isolate v.2019 chromosome 21, fAcaLat1.1, whole genome shotgun sequence DNA encoding:
- the LOC119011564 gene encoding arylsulfatase I-like, which gives rise to MQPASAAVLTLLSVFFGLGCLSAHRSKPDQNDRNAQSDEAGEKKKNQPHIVFILIDDQGFNDIGYHNPTLKTPTLDKLAAEGVKLENYYVQPICTPSRSQLLTGRYQIHTGLQHSIIRPSQPSCLPSHMDTLPERLREAGYATHMIGKWHLGFYRKACLPTRKGFDSFFGSLTGSVDYYSYGSCDGPGLCGYDLHENEGVAWGQEGKYSTTLFTQRARKILESHDPTERPLFLLLSLQAVHTPLQTPKSYIYPYRDMVNVARRKFAAMVSTVDEAVRNVTYALRKYGYYRNSVIVYSTDNGAQPFTGGSNWPLRGRKGTYWEGGVRGVAFVHSPLLRRRRRVSTALLHITDWFPTLVGLAGGNISRSHGLDGFDVWPAISEGKDSPRQEILHNIDPLHKPAQTMSWEANRQRAAGNKPEGPAFKKPKKKKAPRLQPQQKSEFKLKTSKKSKPKLKSKPPPKLKVNPLQKSKLKPKLKTRNFPQNQKLTHYKPFLMSSGAPSASGTSRPKSLKPQVQQRAKSKSRRTTSQKQNLSRSRPPQPKSKRQLKLLLKSKSRQTFSKYQNTSQSGTLLPRTHHTPQFRLQLFQPVWDTSVQAAIRVGDWKLLTGDPGHGDWVPQQVLSTFPGSWWNLERSVASFHKPSTHRNVWLFNITADPCERRDLSDQRPDVVQQLLARLAYYNQTAVPVYFPPDDPRANPNQHDGAWVPWVDEEEDEEGKYQGVYKKGRNSRKKKKKKKCRVCKLQTFFLKLNTRMMSNRI